The Nitrospirota bacterium genome includes a window with the following:
- a CDS encoding type II toxin-antitoxin system RelE/ParE family toxin, whose translation MPRFAPPVLRPVVWLGDTKRNVRAFPEGAQKLIGDELQLLQFGGMPTDAKPFKDVGSGVVELAIRYDTDAYRTVVALQLGKNLYALHAFQKKSKTGIKTSRQDVEVIKRRYREAQELAKHEQKEAEGH comes from the coding sequence TTGCCTCGTTTTGCCCCGCCGGTGTTACGCCCGGTCGTTTGGCTGGGGGACACGAAAAGGAACGTCCGGGCATTTCCTGAAGGCGCACAGAAACTGATCGGCGACGAGCTACAGCTGCTCCAGTTCGGCGGAATGCCCACCGATGCCAAGCCGTTCAAGGACGTAGGCAGTGGGGTGGTGGAACTCGCCATCCGCTATGACACCGACGCGTACCGCACGGTCGTGGCGCTGCAACTGGGGAAGAACCTCTATGCACTGCATGCGTTCCAGAAGAAGTCCAAAACGGGCATCAAAACCTCACGGCAGGATGTGGAAGTGATTAAACGGCGCTACCGGGAAGCACAGGAGCTGGCAAAGCATGAACAAAAAGAAGCCGAAGGACATTGA
- a CDS encoding helix-turn-helix transcriptional regulator: protein MNKKKPKDIEFEEGSGNVFADLGLKDADELFTRAQIGFHVYELLKAKKLKQREMATLLGIAQPDVSHLMNGHYSRFTTDKLLDFLKRLDRKVTISISPHKRGEPYQAVEFAP, encoded by the coding sequence ATGAACAAAAAGAAGCCGAAGGACATTGAATTTGAGGAAGGCTCCGGCAATGTCTTTGCCGATCTCGGGCTAAAGGATGCGGACGAACTGTTCACGCGGGCACAGATCGGCTTCCATGTGTATGAACTTCTCAAAGCCAAAAAGCTCAAGCAACGGGAGATGGCCACGCTGCTGGGGATCGCCCAGCCGGACGTTTCCCATCTCATGAACGGCCATTATAGCCGCTTCACCACGGATAAGCTGCTCGATTTTCTCAAACGGCTGGATCGGAAAGTCACAATCAGCATTAGCCCGCACAAGCGCGGGGAGCCGTATCAGGCCGTGGAGTTTGCGCCTTAA